Proteins from a single region of Clupea harengus chromosome 5, Ch_v2.0.2, whole genome shotgun sequence:
- the thoc7 gene encoding THO complex subunit 7 homolog isoform X1 — MGAVTDDEVIRKRLLIDGDGAGDDRRINVLLKSFTKWCNSTGSPEEGVIQYQRMLGTLSQCEFSMGKTLLVYDMNLKEMENYEKDYKDIEQNITSAHEKIAECKKEIQRAKRIRKNRQEYDALAKVIQQHPDRHETLKQLEALDKELQQLSQIKENVEDKLELRKKQFHVLLSTIQELQQTLEIDEKSENDDTHESSMENGD, encoded by the exons ATGGGGGCAGTAACTGATG ACGAGGTTATTCGTAAACGTCTCCTTATTGATGGCGACGGGGCTGGAGACGACCGACGCATTAATGTTCTCCTCAAAAGCTTCACAAAATGGTGCAACTCAACTGGTTCACCTGAGGAGGG AGTAATCCAGTACCAGAGGATGTTGGGCACCCTGTCACAATGTGAATTTTCAATGGGGAAGACCCTGCTAGTATATGACATGAATCTCAAGGAAATGGAAAATTATGAAAAGGACTACAAAGATATTG AGCAAAACATAACATCGGCCCATGAAAAAATAGCTGAGTGCAAAAAGGAAATTCAGCGGGCTAAAAGAATACGAAAAAATCGACAAG AGTACGATGCTTTAGCAAAGGTCATTCAGCAGCATCCAGACCGCCATGAGACACTGAA GCAGCTTGAAGCACTCGACAAAGAACTTCAGCAGCTTTCACAGATTAAAGAGAATGTGGAAGATAAG TTGGAGCTGCGGAAGAAGCAGTTCCATGTCCTCCTCAGTACGATCCAGGAACTACAGCAGACGCTGGAGA TTGATGAAAAGTCAGAGAATGACGATACCCATGAGAGCTCGATGGAAAATGGCGACTGA
- the thoc7 gene encoding THO complex subunit 7 homolog isoform X2 yields MDEVIRKRLLIDGDGAGDDRRINVLLKSFTKWCNSTGSPEEGVIQYQRMLGTLSQCEFSMGKTLLVYDMNLKEMENYEKDYKDIEQNITSAHEKIAECKKEIQRAKRIRKNRQEYDALAKVIQQHPDRHETLKQLEALDKELQQLSQIKENVEDKLELRKKQFHVLLSTIQELQQTLEIDEKSENDDTHESSMENGD; encoded by the exons ATGG ACGAGGTTATTCGTAAACGTCTCCTTATTGATGGCGACGGGGCTGGAGACGACCGACGCATTAATGTTCTCCTCAAAAGCTTCACAAAATGGTGCAACTCAACTGGTTCACCTGAGGAGGG AGTAATCCAGTACCAGAGGATGTTGGGCACCCTGTCACAATGTGAATTTTCAATGGGGAAGACCCTGCTAGTATATGACATGAATCTCAAGGAAATGGAAAATTATGAAAAGGACTACAAAGATATTG AGCAAAACATAACATCGGCCCATGAAAAAATAGCTGAGTGCAAAAAGGAAATTCAGCGGGCTAAAAGAATACGAAAAAATCGACAAG AGTACGATGCTTTAGCAAAGGTCATTCAGCAGCATCCAGACCGCCATGAGACACTGAA GCAGCTTGAAGCACTCGACAAAGAACTTCAGCAGCTTTCACAGATTAAAGAGAATGTGGAAGATAAG TTGGAGCTGCGGAAGAAGCAGTTCCATGTCCTCCTCAGTACGATCCAGGAACTACAGCAGACGCTGGAGA TTGATGAAAAGTCAGAGAATGACGATACCCATGAGAGCTCGATGGAAAATGGCGACTGA
- the synpra gene encoding synaptoporin isoform X1, producing the protein METANQIVSGGTFQVLKLPLGFIRVLEWIFAIFAFATCGGYSGQLRVSVACNDKMDSNLSIGINFAYPFRLHQVSVEVPVCEGRRQERLYLVGDFSSSAQFFVTIAVFSFLYSLMATVVYIFYQNKYRENNRGPLVDFIVTVVFSFLWLVSSSAWAKGLADVKVATDPDEVVLLMSACKTQGNKCGSIYGPIWSGLNTSVVFGYLNFVLWAGNIWFVFKETGWHKGGTQQYPDRISEKQSAGFNQPPYNQPPYNQPPYNQAPYNQGSSFNQSGGYITQGDFGQQSDYSQVGGPTSFSNQM; encoded by the exons ATTTTTGCCATCTTCGCATTCGCAACATGTGGAGGCTACTCTGGGCAGCTGCGGGTTAGTGTCGCCTGCAACGATAAGATGGACAGCAACCTCAGCATCGGTATCAACTTTGCTTACCCTTTCAG GTTGCACCAGGTGTCTGTTGAGGTCCCTGTCTGCGAGGGGAGGAGGCAGGAGCGGCTGTACCTCGTGGGAgacttctcttcctctgcccaGTTCTTTGTCACCATTGCAGTTTTTTCCTTCCTCTACTCTCTGATGGCCACTGTCGTTTACATCTTCTATCAAAACAAGTACCGAGAGAACAACAGGGGACCTCTCGTT GACTTCATTGTGACCGTGGTCTTCTCCTTCTTGTGGCTGGTCAGCTCATCAGCCTGGGCTAAGGGTCTCGCCGATGTCAAAGTGGCCACAGACCCAGACGAGGTGGTGCTGCTCATGTCCGCCTGCAAGACCCAGGGCAACAAATGTGGCTCTATTTACGGTCCCATCTGGTCTGGTCTCAACACATCTGTG GTCTTTGGCTACTTGAACTTTGTGCTGTGGGCAGGCAACATCTGGTTCGTCTTCAAAGAGACTGGCTGGCACAAGGGCGGCACTCAGCAATACCCAGACCGCATCTCGGAAAAACAGTCAGCCGGTTTTAACCAGCCGCCCTACAACCAGCCTCCCTACAACCAGCCTCCCTACAACCAGGCACCCTACAACCAGGGCAGCAGCTTCAACCAATCAGGCGGCTACATCACCCAAGGTGACTTTGGCCAACAGTCAGACTACAGCCAGGTTGGAGGGCCCACCTCATTCTCAAACCAGATGTGA
- the synpra gene encoding synaptoporin isoform X2 produces the protein MCMVIFAPIFAIFAFATCGGYSGQLRVSVACNDKMDSNLSIGINFAYPFRLHQVSVEVPVCEGRRQERLYLVGDFSSSAQFFVTIAVFSFLYSLMATVVYIFYQNKYRENNRGPLVDFIVTVVFSFLWLVSSSAWAKGLADVKVATDPDEVVLLMSACKTQGNKCGSIYGPIWSGLNTSVVFGYLNFVLWAGNIWFVFKETGWHKGGTQQYPDRISEKQSAGFNQPPYNQPPYNQPPYNQAPYNQGSSFNQSGGYITQGDFGQQSDYSQVGGPTSFSNQM, from the exons ATGTGTATGGTTATATTTGCTCCG ATTTTTGCCATCTTCGCATTCGCAACATGTGGAGGCTACTCTGGGCAGCTGCGGGTTAGTGTCGCCTGCAACGATAAGATGGACAGCAACCTCAGCATCGGTATCAACTTTGCTTACCCTTTCAG GTTGCACCAGGTGTCTGTTGAGGTCCCTGTCTGCGAGGGGAGGAGGCAGGAGCGGCTGTACCTCGTGGGAgacttctcttcctctgcccaGTTCTTTGTCACCATTGCAGTTTTTTCCTTCCTCTACTCTCTGATGGCCACTGTCGTTTACATCTTCTATCAAAACAAGTACCGAGAGAACAACAGGGGACCTCTCGTT GACTTCATTGTGACCGTGGTCTTCTCCTTCTTGTGGCTGGTCAGCTCATCAGCCTGGGCTAAGGGTCTCGCCGATGTCAAAGTGGCCACAGACCCAGACGAGGTGGTGCTGCTCATGTCCGCCTGCAAGACCCAGGGCAACAAATGTGGCTCTATTTACGGTCCCATCTGGTCTGGTCTCAACACATCTGTG GTCTTTGGCTACTTGAACTTTGTGCTGTGGGCAGGCAACATCTGGTTCGTCTTCAAAGAGACTGGCTGGCACAAGGGCGGCACTCAGCAATACCCAGACCGCATCTCGGAAAAACAGTCAGCCGGTTTTAACCAGCCGCCCTACAACCAGCCTCCCTACAACCAGCCTCCCTACAACCAGGCACCCTACAACCAGGGCAGCAGCTTCAACCAATCAGGCGGCTACATCACCCAAGGTGACTTTGGCCAACAGTCAGACTACAGCCAGGTTGGAGGGCCCACCTCATTCTCAAACCAGATGTGA